Proteins found in one Homalodisca vitripennis isolate AUS2020 chromosome 4, UT_GWSS_2.1, whole genome shotgun sequence genomic segment:
- the LOC124361527 gene encoding DNA damage-regulated autophagy modulator protein 2-like, with amino-acid sequence MVASYQPAPPVSPDSVMAVRSKPAHLAPVGFFIIFPLTFITTFLLALKYKHVALIIPYISDTGDRPPESCVFAMFVSICSVVLGLSIFIRHLQINQHLSDEKTDRIRGLWNNVSSGFGGASAFGLLLVANFQEDNDYPVHYTGAAMCIWGGSIYFVFQTFISYLMREHLTSVYLLYGRVVLASFAVLFNMIGLVSTVAAIQHAPQGMPQNTTVSDWSPTDSYWLVHVLSVTSEWSLAFLLSVIVLTFVPELKRMKVVFPRLKIENISPEDE; translated from the exons ATGGTGGCCTCTTATCAGCCGGCTCCACCTGTCAGTCCTGACAGTGTGATGGCTGTGAGATCCAAGCCAGCTCACCTCGCCCCGGTTGGCTTCTTCATCATATTTCCATTGACATTTATTACAAC ATTTTTGCTAGCCTTGAAATACAAACATGTGGCTCTCATCATTCCATACATCAGTGACACAGGAGACAGACCACCGGAGAGCTGTGTTTTTGCCATGTTTGTCAGTATCTGCTCAGTCGTAT TGGGCTTGAGCATCTTCATAAGACATCTCCAGATTAACCAACATTTGTCAGATGAGAAGACTGACAGGATTCGAGGACTGTGGAACAATGTTTCTTCAGGGTTTGGAGGAGCTTCTGCTTTTGGATTGCTGCTCGTAGCTAACTTCCAGGAGGACAATGACTACCCAGTCCACTACACGGGAGCTGCTATGTGTATCTGGGGAGGCTCCATATACTTTGTGTTTCAG ACTTTTATTTCCTACCTGATGAGAGAACACTTGACGTCCGTGTACCTGCTATATGGGAGAGTGGTCTTGGCTTCATTTGCCGTGCTCTTCAACATGATAGGCTTGGTGTCAACTGTGGCGGCAATTCAGCATGCTCCTCAAG gAATGCCACAGAATACAACTGTCTCAGACTGGAGCCCCACTGACTCTTATTGGTTGGTCCATGTTTTAAGCGTGACTTCAGAGTGGAGTTTAGCGTTCCTCCTAAGTGTCATAGTATTAACATTTGTACCAGAACTGAAACGGATGAAAGTTGTCTTTCCAAGattaaaa attGAAAATATATCTCCAGAAGATGAATAA